A region of the Columba livia isolate bColLiv1 breed racing homer chromosome 23, bColLiv1.pat.W.v2, whole genome shotgun sequence genome:
AACGTGTATTGCAGTCCAAGAGTACATggacttcatattttctttcattctttgatGCTGTGTTTTTATAGAAGACCTACATGCTTGTAAATGGGATTTGCTAGATTATAGTAGCACACTGCAGAAATGAGTCATCTCTCTGCAGAATCTTTCTGGGGCTTCTGCCTGTGATCCTCTGAGACAGGCAGTTCTTCCCAAATTATTTACTTCCCCAAAGTATTTAATTCGTAGCCTTATGTTGCAGAACAGGGAAGCTCCATCCGGTGTGTCTGACCTGTGATGCACTGAGCATGCATCGTGCTTAATGCGCCAGAAGTTATGTTCTGGATTCATTTTAATGAGAGTAGATGGTTGGATGGGTTCTCATCACACTAAACAAATGCATCTCACAACTTTGGAAACTCTCTCATCTCTTTTGATCAGCCATCTCTATTTGTTAATGCTGAAACAACAGGAACTCTTGTTTAACCTGTTTTCCCACTCTCCATTCTCTAAGCTGAGAGACTGCGCTGAGGCGCTGCTCACAGAGTTGTATTGAAACATCCATAAACACCAGGGAGTTCAGAGCTTCTCAGCTGTGGAACACGGGTGAATTGGGCTTCTACTGTTTGCTTCTTTGCAGAAGAACCCGCAGcacaagctggaacacaagcaCAGTTCACTGCCAGGTCAGCCAAGTTGTTTAATACAGCTCAACCtcgggaaaaacaaacaaacaaacaaacaaccccaaccCAGCAATGGGTTAAAGCCAATAATAATAAAGCGCTTTCAGCTCTCGCAGCTGCTGTAAGCGAGGAACAGCGTACGTGCAGCTGGCTGTGTATTACACTGAGCTCTTCGTTTGCGTACACTTGAGGTCTTGCCCGTGTCTGTGATCGTGTTGCTTGGCCACTGCAATCTTGCCCCCACTTTGTCAAACGTTTCTCAGCTGAGGTGAGACAGCGGAAGTGGTTTGTGTGCTCCTGTACCTCACAGACTGACAAAAACGCTGGATGGGAAGTGGATATTTTAATGAGTTCAGTAGGTTTTATTGGGAATTCAGCATGGTCTAGTGTGGTCTTACTGGATCTCCATGTTCTGCTGGCTCCACTCAGAGCTGGAGTATTACAGTGAAAACGGGGAATATGTTTAGGTGTCACTGGAGTGTTTCTCAGCATTTCAAATGGCTACTGAAGTACATTATTTCTATAGTTTTTCTTCTATCCCCGTAGGAAAATGTGTGCACAGTAACgttttctgtttcagatctTACAATTTCATACTGaccatttattcttctttttcttttgatcagAAATCCGCAGGTAGTCAGTTGGAATACTGGGATAATCAAGTCAAATAatcaagaaaaagcagcaaaaattgCAAAGAATCTCTCTGAATTCTTGAAGAACAGACAAAATCCCCGTCTGGTACATCCGCCTCTCCTTTCAACAAGTCTAGTTACTGGAATATGAAAGATACTGGAATACAACCTCAGAATCAGTTTTAATTCTAttccctccagccctccagagAACACTCATGCAGAAATGTGTTCTCCCAgtaagaaaatccaaagaaagatcaaaaaaaTGATGACAGGCATGCACGCAATGTTCCTTTTAGAGCATCATAgggtcattttggttggaagagaccctcatatcatcaagtccaaccgtaaacccaacactgtcattaccccgtgtcctgagaacctcatgtccatctgtccagccctccagggatggcgactccagcactgccctgggcagcctgttccaatgccccacagccctttggggaagaaattgttcccagatccaacctcaacctcccctgggcaacctgaggccatttcctctgctcctggcgcttgttcctggggagcagagcccgacccccctggctccaagctcctttcaggcagttcagagatcagaaggtctcccctcagctcctgttctccagctgaaccccccaggtccctcagccgctccatcacccttgtgctccagcccctcaccagctcccttcccttctctccactcgctccagcacctcaagggttttcttggcgtgaggggcccagaactgccccaggattggcggtttggcctccccaggtcccagcacagggacggtcgctgccctgggcctgctggccacaccagtgctggtcccagccaggatcctgtggcctcttggccacctgggcacacgctggctcatgttcagccgctggcaccaGCACCCCCGGCGCCTTTTCCAGCcgctcctccccagctgcagcgtccatggggttgttgtgacccacgtgcaggacccggcacttgcccttggtgaCCCTCAGACACCCATCCAGGCcgtgagctgcagcttctccaggaaaatgctggggacacagtgtcaaaggctttgctgaagtctaagTGATTCTTTAATAATGGTAGTCGAAAAATCCCTTGGAAAGCAAAGTGCAGGAAAGAGGTAAATCTTGAACCTGAACCTTTTCCTCTGTGATTAATGtgatgtaatttattttccgATAAATTAAGACATGTCAGTAAAACGGGAAAAGACAAAAGGTCTGTTTTGGGACGTCCTGTAGgaactttttcttccctttgcccATGCTGAACTGCCCCATCCCAGTTGAAGCACAACTTGCCAatttttaactttaattttattgttaGGTATTTTTGGAGGTAAATTGAGTAATGAAGTATCAGAAATacaggccacaaagatgattgaGGGCCTGGAACATCTTTCCTAtgaagagaggctgagggagctgggactgttcagccttgagaagagaaagctcagggggatcttatcaatgtgtgTCAATATCTGATGTGCAGAATGAACAGGAGGGAGCTGGACTCTTGGGGTGCCATGATAGGGCAAGAACCAATGGGCATAAACTTAAAAACAATGCGAAcgcaagaaaaacacttttgaaatctattttttttaattgtgtgagGCTGCTCAAAACCGGagcaagttgcccagagaggctgtggaatcGCTGTCTGTGCAGATGTTGAACCCTGACGCAGCCAGGACGGGCTCTCAGGACAGGACAGGCTCGGCCTGAGCCCGGGCTTGGACCAGCCGAGCTCAGGAGGGTCCCTTCCCGCCGAGCAAGCCTGTGAGCCGTGAAATCCTGGAAACCGTTGTCCTTATTTTCCAAACCTGACTTATTTTATGTTGGAATCTTGTGTAATGGATAAAAATTTCCACTTCAACACATTTTGtgaaactcaaaaaaaccctcagcattACTGGATTTAAAGAAATTGCAAACTAGACGAGAGCAGCCATGTGACCCCTGTTATTTTAACAGCCTCGAGATACTCCAGCTGGGCACCGAGCGCCTCCGTTGTCTCAGTGTAGCAGCCGTACCCACAGCATCAGTACCCACAGCATCAGTACCCACAGCATTGGTACCCACAGCAGCGGTACCTACAGCATCAGTAACCACAGCATCTGTACGCACAGCAGCGGTACCCACAGCATCAGTACCTGTGGAGGGGttgctgttagatggagatttgttattgaaccagccaggaatttcaaggctgAGAACACAACCTGCcgtgggagagaagcagctctgaAATAACCAGGCCCCAACGTGCTGTAAATCAatggacctatcagcagtgagacttcagcacgtggacagctcgtgaacatagatgatatccaattagcgAATGCCTGCTTGGAGTGTGGATGCGtaatcagagaatagttgcatatataaggaggcttgtttctgtaataaatggctttgcgtgattcacattgaatcggaatgctgagtcctttatcgttccaacaagTACCCACAGCATTGGTACCCACAGCATTGGTACCCACACCATCGGTACCCACAGCATTGGTACCCACAGCATTGGTACCCACAGCATTGGTACCCACACCATCGGTACCCACACCATCGGTACCCACAGCATTGGTACCCACAGCATTGGTACCCGAACgcccggcagagcagacaggagcagTAACAGCAGCAGCCGCTCCCAGCCAGGATCTCCAGCCTCGTTTCTTACCATCTGGAACGAAGGCAGTGAAGAAAGTCCATGTTCTACAGATGAACTTCTTGTTGATTCCAGAGATAAAGGTACTGTGTAACTCTAAAAGTTTAAGAGTGCTTTACTTTAACCTATTGCTACGTGCATGACCATGTAGTAAAAGAGGGACTTTGTTTCCCACATCCATGGAGAAATGGTgcaatgcttttttctttgtaagtgatctttttttttctggattgttCCAAAGACTCCGTGTGCACACATCTGTGGTGCTCTGTAATTGGAGCTGCATAGATATGACTGAGGAATGTGCTTCCCAGAcaagtttttggttttaaataatagATTCTTCAAGTACCGTGAACAAGTTGAAGAATCTAGAGTGCACAGCGACAGGCGGAACAGCAGAAATAGGCCAGTCCTGTTGCTTGCGTCAggtattgtttttatttcaggcaaaatgggcagctttccagcattTCATGCATGCACCCATGAAAGTTTAACTGTCTTTTTCAAATCATGCTTTGTCACCAGAAATCTTCTGAGATACACTGGGAGAATTTCATGATTCCACgtaagctttttctgtttttaagaatatgatttctgtctgttttccttGCCCAGGTGGTGATGGCACAGGAGCGCAGATTCAGGTTTGCGGTTACAAACAGGAAGTGGCCAGGAATGGACAGAGATTGCAGAGGAGCCTGGAAAATGCtatgaggagaaaaggaaaggaggaaagggatTGAGATAAGAAAACCTGTTTGCAAATGAAACTTCAAGGTGACTGAAAACGTTCCTTAATTTTATAGCATTGGTAATGATGTGGGTTTCAATTTGGGGGACATGTAAAGATAGCTATTGTGTTTTTTAATAGTGTGGCACACTGGAGGAATGAGATGCTCTCTTCCTGCAGAGAATGGGAATAATTCTCCCTTGCCAAAATATGCTGCctcaccaaaacccaacaacagcTACACGTTCAAGCGTGAAGCCGCCAGAGGGCTGTGAAAAGGTGAAAGTCTTTGAGGAAAGCTTGTGAGTTGATCTTTTCTACAGAATAAATAACATTCAGAGTTACTCATTGGTTTATTGATTTTTGTCTCGGATCAGAATTATTAGTCCAGTTGCTAAAATCATGCTGACACCCTGATCCCTGTCTTGTGTGCCTGTGTGCTGGTAGATGCTTTAGGCATCTGAGATGCAGGGCAGCAGCCTCAGACTCCTCCAAGGAAGCTGCCTGGGatggtttttgttatttgtaGGAATCTCTCTCCTGCAGGATCCACCCAAGTCTCCACCCAGGCATCTCCTGGATTCTCAAGAGCTCCTCTGACAGTGCCCCAAGATCCTGGTACCAGCCCCAGACTCTTCCACAGAAGCTACCGGagaagacttttttcttctgcaggaaGCTTTGACCTCTAGAACGCACCGAGACTCTTCCCAGactctgctgcagctgtttgAGCTCTGCTTTCACTGTCTGAGATCCCAGCTGGCTgccccagactcctccaagGCAGCTACCCAAGATGACTTTTCTCATGCTAGAAGCTCGCTTCTCTGGGAAGAACCCAAACCTCCTCCCAGGAACCTGCTGGAGTAttttgacctctgctttagGGACAGAAGATGCTGGGTGGCAGCCTCAGACTCTTCCAATGAATCTCCCCgaggtgatttttctttctgagtggAAACTCTGTCCTGCAGGATCCACCCAAGACTCCTCCCAGGTACTCGCACAGTCACCTCACTTCCTATAGGAAGCTGAGGCCCCAGGTGGaagccccagactcctccagtGAAGCCACCTGAcatgatttttcccttttggaGAAAACTGCTGCACCTGGGATCTACCAGAGACTCCTCCTGCTCTGGTCCTGTctggtccctgccccacagtgtGTCCCCAGCACATGTCCCTGTGCCACCGCAGCCCTGGGCCAGGCACCGTGCCCTGCGGTGAGGTCACAACGTCTGGGTTCTAtctcctcctcctggggctggtgTTGCCTTGGTTTCTTGTGGAGTTTGAGGGAGGAGAACCTGTTAAGAGGAGAGCGTTGATCTGGCAGATCTGCAGCCACGAGGAGGATGAGGGCGCTCCGAGGTGAGGGGCTGGCGGGAGGCCGAGGCAGCGTCTGTCCCTCCAGGTGCTGGGGGCCGTGTCCCCATCACCTCCCCTCCCGTCCTGCTGCCAGGCACCTCCCTGAGGGCTCCGTCCTGTCTCTGCCCTCCATCGAGCAGCCTGGGATGGCTCCGAGACAGCCTGGCCCAGCAGCTCTTGTGGTGCtgcgcagccccagccctcccgGCCCCCTGGCAGAGCCCCGTGTCCatccctgcccagctcagccccacgcTGGGCTCCCTCCAGCATGTCGCTGCtgtcctggcactggggacccCCGACTGGGCCCAGTCCCCAGGGGGtctgcccagtgctgcagcGAGGGGCACACTCCCTCCTCTCATCCCACCGactgctcctgccagcccagcccagcacaggctggtggtgctggggaggctgAGAGACCTTCACCCCCCTGCTGGAAGCTCTGCGGCCAGCAATACcagttccttctttccttccagctCTCTGTCCATGTGTGTGTCCCCCGTCCAGAGCctccagtcctgaggacagAGACGGGGTGACGGGGACTGTCCCTGAGGCTGTCGACACCTTTGTGGCCATTGGGACATCTGGGCTGAAACAGCTGCAAGACCATGAGGTGAGGCGGGGGGTGAGGGCTCCCCTCCATGCCCCGGGCTTCCCCAGGGCcatggcagagagggatcttgTCTGATGGCATCTCTGGCCTGCAAGCTGTGTCCCCAAGCACTGATCCTGCTGCTCAGATGGGACTAATGTcgctgctgcctccctcctgtccccaggagctcTCGGCTTTCTCCTGGGCAGGACATGGCCTCTGCCATCAGCCCCAGCTTCTCCCCAGTGCCTTTCCCCAGGTACCCAAGGCCACTCCTGAGCTTTGGTTTGGAGCTGTCCCAGCAGCCCGGGGCTCCTGCCTGTGCGAGGAGCGACACCGGGTGCAGGGTGCTCATGGCTTCTCCCCCTCAGTGCAGGGACTGGTCCCCACGCCTTCGCCTTGCCCACCTGGCACCTTCCCTCTGACTGCCACCTTCCCCGTCCTCAGGAGTGACCCCCACGGCCTCTTCCCCTGGTGGGGTCCGTGTCCCCCTCTGGCTTGTCTGCTTGTCTCAGAGCTGCCGCGGAAGATCTTGCCGTTGCCCGTGGCTCTCCTGACGCGATGCCTGCAGCTTGTACCTCATGCCCGTGTCACACAGATGGTTTGGAGGACAGTGGGTCTCTCTGGTGGCTCTCTGGGAACAAGGGTGAAGCGAGTCCCATCACTGCCCTTTGTGGTCTGTCCCCAGGGCGACCGGGTGGACACATACCGGGAGCTGGAGCATGCCTTGCAGGGAGAGGATGGCTGCTTGCCCGGTGGTGTTGTGAACCGCCTCATAGCAGAGGCCTCGGGTGACCTGCGAGCAGCCCAGGTGAGCTTGTTCTCCGACAGGGCCAGCAAAGCAGCGTGCCTCCATCCCTGGGTTCTGGGGAGATACAGAGATGTTCCTCGGTTATTCAGACCCAAGGAGGTCCTcagagagaagctctggggactCTTCATGACAGAATTTGAAGAGGGGacacagagctgtgcagagaagtgGACTTGGGCTTGTTTCTAACTGAGCAAGAGCTGGCGTCAGGCTCAACGTTacttcttgaatactgtgttaTACCTCGAATCCTGGGATCAGTTTTGGGCCCATCACTACAGGACatcccttgaggtgctggagcgagtggagagaagggaagggagctggtgaggggctggagcacaagggtgatggagcggctgagggacctgggaggttcagctggagaacaggagctgacgggagaccttctgatctctgaactgcctgaaaggagcttggagccaggggggtcgggctctgctccccaggaacaagcaccaggagcagaggaaacggcctcaggttgcccaggggaggttgaggttggatctggggaacaatttcttccccaaagggctgtggggcattggaacaggctgcccagggcagtgctggagtcaccatccctggagggctggacagacggacatgaggttctcaggacatgggttagtgccacgGtcgggttaacagttggactacgatgatcttgaggggcttttccaaccaaaatgattctgtaattccatGTGGCGCTTTTTCAGGGTGTGATGGATGATGTGAAGATGGCCGCCAGTGACTTCTTGGTGGCTCTGGCCCGCACCCACTTCTACTTCGTCatggctgagctgcagagccacCTGAAGGTGGTGGGGAAGGTCCCTGATGAGGCTGTGCTCGTCACCTTGGGCAAGATGGCTGGCAGCTATGGTACGGCACATGCAGCCTCCTGGTTTTGGCAGGGGTCTGTGATAACAGGTGGAAGGGATCCCCCCTCCCTAAATGCCCTGTCTTGAACTGGGGGGGACTCTGGAGTTTCCGTGCCTCCTCGCTTGGTGCCAGGACcggccagcagctctgcctcacCAGCCCAGTCCTGGTGCTCGGACAGTAGGAACCCACTGGAGACAAACCCGCAGGGTCTCtgtcccccactgtcccccctaTTGCCCCACAGGGCTTCCCCGTGTGCCCCTCGGGAAGGCCACCCTCCCCACGCCCTCTGGTGTGTCCTACAcggcccagcagctccagccttgcGAGAGATggaccctggtgtcccctgtgtGTCTCTGACCCTctgggtccctctgtccctcctctgCAGCCCTGCGCTGTGTCCCCTTCGCGGGAGCGACGCTGCTGGCCCTGCGCAGGACGCTGAGCCGGGCAGGGAGCGGCCGGACCCTGCGCATCATCTGCGGGGGTGAGTGTCAGCTCGGCCAGGGCCCGCGCAGGGGCTGGGGTGGCCTTTGGTGGCTCCATGTGATCCTAGAGGAGAGGTGGTGGGTGTCAGCCCGCCCCGGGACCCCGAACTGCTGAGTGTGCGGAGGAGCGGGGGAAGCCTGGGAGTTTTCTGGGGCAGGACACGTCAGGAACTCCGGGGTCCCTTCCCATGGCTTCTATTCCTTACAAAGAGGAGCTacgaagatgctgaggggtctggagcatctttcttctgaggaaaggctgagagagctggggctattcagcctggaggaggctgagagggACCTTATTTATTCTggtaaatatctgaagggtgggtgtcagaggatggacccgactctgttcagtggtgcccaacgccagggtgaggggcaacgggcacagactgaaacacaggagggtccatctgaatgtgaggagaaacttgtctgctgggaggtgccagagcctggcccaggctgcccagagcgggtgtggagtctcctgctctgagacattcaaacctgcctggacccacctgtgtgatctgctccatgaccctGCAcgagcaggtggggctggggatctacagaggtcctgAAACCCAGCCAGTCTGTGGTTTTGTGattccccttctctcccctgAGGTTTGAAGTCCCTGCACTGAAAGCGGAGTATGCGAGAAGGGAAGGGGCTGTGGTGGCAAATGCTGGAGGCAAAGGGACcactgaggaggaagaggtgcaGTGGGGAGGAGAGAATCAGTGGGGTCTTAGAATCCAGACATCTCCAGAGCACAGCTTGTCCTCGTATCCAGATCTGGTCCTGGACTGGGCCCTGCTGAGCCTGGGGCTGTATGTAAAGCAGGCTTGGGCGAGGGTACAAGGACCTTTCCCTGCTACAGACTCCCATGTGCTCCCTTATCCTTTCTCTTCCCTGGTGCAGTTCTGGAGCGATGGTCCAAGGGCATCACCATGTACTTGTGCAGCCAGAAACGACACCCCTTTCctcagagcagggcagcacagctctgtggagaccttTACCCGCTCTTCCATCACGCAGTGGTAAATTGGCTGGGCTGCAAGGAGGAACAGGTGAGAAGTGCTGCTTGCCACAGCTGGGGCCACAGCGGGGGTGTCCATGTCAGTGGGTCCGTCTGTGCCCCTTGGGGTCAAGCAGAGGGAAgcggggaagggaaggggtcTGGGGGGAAAGCCCCCGAGCGGGGAGCCTGCTGGCACTGTGCCTGGGGCCTCCCTGGAGAGAAGCAGCCGAGTCCTGTGGCCTTTCTGCAGGAGGGGCTGGGCTACCAGCCTGGGGAAACGCTGGCTCTGCTCTGGAGTCCCTCTCCCATGgggcagaagggaaagggaaccCCTCCCAGTGGGAAGGGCAGACTGGTGTCCAGGGCGTGCTGAGCACCAGGCAGAGCTTCAGCCGCCCAAGCGGagcctctcccttccctccccaggaTAATCGGGCTGTCCTGGGTGCGGTGGCTGCCATGGTTGGTGTCCTTGTCTGTGAGGAGCAGCACTGCCAGCGTGCCCGGGAGCAGCTCCTCCGGCTCCTGCGCCAGCACCAGCGGGTCCAGGACACCTCCCGGGTCACCGAGGTGAGGACTCGCGCAGGGCCCGGCGTGGCTGATCGGCGAGTCTGTGCCGGTGCCACACGgtgctggggagctgtggggtgcCAGGGGAACTGGGAAGCTCTTAgagaaggagcagggagagcagaggaggCCTGAGGCTTCCTGGGCTCTTTGGGCAAGAAAAGAGCAATGGGGGGAACCAAGAGTCCCTGGCGTTCATCTTCTTGGGAAGCAGGGCACTGGCACCTCCCTGAGGCCCTGTGCATGGGCAGAGCTTTGCCGTAACGTCCAGTGCCATCCAGTGAGGGACAAGGTCCAAGTGGGAAGTGCCAGGAGGAgacatttcttcctggaaagggctgtggggcattggaacaggcttcctagggcagtggtggagtcaccatccctggaggggttgaacagatggagatgaggttctcagggacatggggtagtgccagggatggggtaacattggactcagtgatcctgagggtcttttccaaccaaaatgattctatgattctacaaattGGAGTTGTCAGCAGTGTCCCTGTGCAGAGGGCAGAGACCCTCTGGTGCTGCTCTGAGGGGGCAAACAAGGACCCCGGGTGGGA
Encoded here:
- the LOC135576098 gene encoding maestro heat-like repeat-containing protein family member 2A, with amino-acid sequence MRALRALCPCVCPPSRASSPEDRDGVTGTVPEAVDTFVAIGTSGLKQLQDHEGDRVDTYRELEHALQGEDGCLPGGVVNRLIAEASGDLRAAQGVMDDVKMAASDFLVALARTHFYFVMAELQSHLKVVGKVPDEAVLVTLGKMAGSYALRCVPFAGATLLALRRTLSRAGSGRTLRIICGVLERWSKGITMYLCSQKRHPFPQSRAAQLCGDLYPLFHHAVVNWLGCKEEQVRSAACHSWGHSGGVHDNRAVLGAVAAMVGVLVCEEQHCQRAREQLLRLLRQHQRVQDTSRVTEVRTRAGPGVADRRVCAGATRCWGAVGCQGNWEALREGAGRAEEA